The following are from one region of the Oryzias latipes chromosome 12, ASM223467v1 genome:
- the hook3 gene encoding protein Hook homolog 3 isoform X1 has translation MSTPESLDRMELCESLLTWIQTFEVEAPCKRVEDLTNGAVMAQVLQKIDGGYFSDAWISRIKPEVGDNWRLKVSNLKKILTGILDYYQEVLGQQINDFTLPDVNLIGEHSDAAELGRMLQLILGCAVNCEQKQEYIQTIMVMEESVQHVVMTAIQELMSKETPVTTGNDSYLDLDRQLKKTVEELNDVLATKEEIAQRCRELDMQALLVQEERDRLRLEYNELEERVAALQEEKSSLLAENQVLMERLNQSDSIEDVNSPAGRRHLQLQTQLEQLQEETFRLEAAKDDYRIRCEELEKELLDVKAQNEELTSLADEAQSLKDEMDVLRHSSDKVSKLEGTVEHYKKKLEDMGLLRRQIKLMEEKNTVLMQTNVSLEEELRKANAAKGQLETYKRQVVELQNRLSEESKKADKMEFEYKRVKEKVDSLQKEKDRMRTERDSLKETIEELRCVQAQEGQLTSGLFPLVSNTGSDSLAAEITTPEMREHMIRLQHENKMLKLAQEGSDNEKIALLQSLLEDANRRKNELETENRLINQRLMEEQSQVEELQKTVQEQGLKADDSSVLKKRNDEHMEKLRELNNELLKKNACIDEMELKCNSSSQRVDELEEALKKKDDEMKQMEERYKKYLEKAKSVIRTLDPKQNQGSGPEVQALKNQLQEKERMLHSLEKEMDKTKSQRDHEEKLIVSAWYNMGMSMQKKAAEDRLASTGSGQSFLARQRQATSTRRSYPGHVQPTTASNVTA, from the exons ATCCAGACGTTTGAAGTTGAGGCTCCTTGTAAAAGGGTGGAGGACCTGACCAATGGTGCCGTCATGGCCCAAGTTCTTCAGAAAAT AGATGGGGGGTATTTTAGCGATGCTTGGATTAGCAGAATCAAACCAGAGGTCGGGGACAACTGGAGATTAAAG gtcagcaatcttaaaaaaatcttaacagGCATTCTAGACTATTACCAGGAG GTCCTGGGGCAGCAGATTAATGACTTCACACTGCCAGATGTGAATCTGATTGGAGAACACTCCGATGCAGCAGAACTTGGGAGAATGTTACAACTTATCTTAGGATGTGCTGTTAACTGTGAGCAGAAACAAG AATACATTCAAACCATCATGGTAATGGAGGAATCAGTGCAGCATGTTGTCATGACAGCCATCCAGGAG CTCATGAGTAAAGAGACTCCGGTCACCACAGGAAATGACTCTTACTTGGATCTAGACAGACAG CTGAAAAAGACGGTCGAGGAGCTGAACGATGTTTTGGCAACCAAAGAAGAGATCGCCCAGAGGTGTCGAGAGCTCGACATGCAG GCTCTCCTTGTCCAAGAAGAGCGTGATAGACTGAGGTTAGAGTATAATGAGCTAGAAGAAAGG GTGGCCGCTCTGCAAGAGGAGAAGAGCAGCCTCTTAGCAGAAAACCAGGTCCTGATGGAGAGACTTAACCAGTCCGACTCCATCGAAGACGTCAACAGCCCCGCTGGACGCAGACAcctccagctgcagacacagctggaGCAGCTCCAGGAGGAAACTTTCAG GTTGGAGGCCGCTAAAGACGATTACAGGATTCGCTGTGAGGAGCTTGAAAAAGAGCTTCTGGATGTTAAAGCCCAGAACGAGGAGCTTACATCTCTGGCCGATGAAGCCCAGTCTCTGAAGGATGAGATGGACGTCCTCAG GCATTCGTCTGACAAAGTGTCCAAACTGGAGGGAACGGTGGAACACTacaagaaaaagctggaagacaTGGGGCTCCTTAGGAGACAG ATTAAGCTGATGGAGGAGAAGAACACAGTACTAATGCAAACCAACGTCAGCCTCGAAGAAGAGCTTCGAAAGGCCAATGCCGCCAAGGGCCAGCTGGAGACCTACAAGAGACAG GTGGTGGAGCTGCAGAACAGACTGTCGGAAGAGTCTAAAAAAGCCGACAAGATGGAGTTTGAGTACAAACGCGTGAAAGAGAAAGTGGATTCTCTACAAAAGGAAAAGGAT CGCATGAGAACTGAGAGGGACTCCCTTAAAGAGACGATCGAGGAGCTGCGGTGTGTTCAAGCTCAAGAGGGGCAGCTCACATCAG GTCTGTTCCCATTGGTCAGCAATACTGGTTCTGATTCCCTGGCTGCTGAGATCACCACTCCAGAGATGCG AGAACACATGATCCGTCTTCAGCACGAGAACAAAATGCTGAAGCTGGCTCAGGAGGGATCCGACAACGAGAAGATCGCGCTGCTGCAGAGTCTGCTGGAAGACGCCAACAGACGGAAAAATGAGCTGGAAACGGAGAACCG GTTGATCAATCAGcggctgatggaggagcagagccAAGTAGAAGAACTTCAGAAGACGGTTCAGGAACAGGGTTTAAAGGCGGATGAT TCTTCTGTCctgaaaaagagaaatgatGAGCACAT GGAAAAACTACGTGAACTAAACAACGAGTTACTGAAGAAAAACGCCTGTATTGATGAGATGGAGTTGAAGTGCAATTCCAGCT CTCAACGTGTGGACGAGCTGGAAGAGGCCTTGAAAAAGAAAGATGACGAGATGaaacagatggaggaaagaTACAAGAAATACCTCGAAAAAGCCAAGAGT GTGATCCGGACACTTGATCCTAAGCAGAACCAAGGTTCTGGCCCGGAAGTGCAGGCACTCAAAAACCAGCTACAGGAGAAGGAGAGGATGTTGCATTCACTGGAG aaagaaatggacAAAACGAAAAGTCAGAGAGACCACGAGGAGAAGCTGATCGTTTCTGCCTGGTACAACATG GGCATGAGCATGCAGAAGAAGGCGGCTGAAGACAGACTAGCCAGCACCGGTTCTGGTCAGTCTTTCCTGGCCCGGCAGAGACAGGCCACCAGCACACGCCGCTCTTATCCAGGCCACGTCCAGCCCACTACCGCAAG CAATGTCACTGCATGA
- the hook3 gene encoding protein Hook homolog 3 isoform X3 has translation MSTPESLDRMELCESLLTWIQTFEVEAPCKRVEDLTNGAVMAQVLQKIDGGYFSDAWISRIKPEVGDNWRLKVSNLKKILTGILDYYQEVLGQQINDFTLPDVNLIGEHSDAAELGRMLQLILGCAVNCEQKQEYIQTIMVMEESVQHVVMTAIQELMSKETPVTTGNDSYLDLDRQLKKTVEELNDVLATKEEIAQRCRELDMQVAALQEEKSSLLAENQVLMERLNQSDSIEDVNSPAGRRHLQLQTQLEQLQEETFRLEAAKDDYRIRCEELEKELLDVKAQNEELTSLADEAQSLKDEMDVLRHSSDKVSKLEGTVEHYKKKLEDMGLLRRQIKLMEEKNTVLMQTNVSLEEELRKANAAKGQLETYKRQVVELQNRLSEESKKADKMEFEYKRVKEKVDSLQKEKDRMRTERDSLKETIEELRCVQAQEGQLTSGLFPLVSNTGSDSLAAEITTPEMREHMIRLQHENKMLKLAQEGSDNEKIALLQSLLEDANRRKNELETENRLINQRLMEEQSQVEELQKTVQEQGLKADDSSVLKKRNDEHMEKLRELNNELLKKNACIDEMELKCNSSSQRVDELEEALKKKDDEMKQMEERYKKYLEKAKSVIRTLDPKQNQGSGPEVQALKNQLQEKERMLHSLEKEMDKTKSQRDHEEKLIVSAWYNMGMSMQKKAAEDRLASTGSGQSFLARQRQATSTRRSYPGHVQPTTASNVTA, from the exons ATCCAGACGTTTGAAGTTGAGGCTCCTTGTAAAAGGGTGGAGGACCTGACCAATGGTGCCGTCATGGCCCAAGTTCTTCAGAAAAT AGATGGGGGGTATTTTAGCGATGCTTGGATTAGCAGAATCAAACCAGAGGTCGGGGACAACTGGAGATTAAAG gtcagcaatcttaaaaaaatcttaacagGCATTCTAGACTATTACCAGGAG GTCCTGGGGCAGCAGATTAATGACTTCACACTGCCAGATGTGAATCTGATTGGAGAACACTCCGATGCAGCAGAACTTGGGAGAATGTTACAACTTATCTTAGGATGTGCTGTTAACTGTGAGCAGAAACAAG AATACATTCAAACCATCATGGTAATGGAGGAATCAGTGCAGCATGTTGTCATGACAGCCATCCAGGAG CTCATGAGTAAAGAGACTCCGGTCACCACAGGAAATGACTCTTACTTGGATCTAGACAGACAG CTGAAAAAGACGGTCGAGGAGCTGAACGATGTTTTGGCAACCAAAGAAGAGATCGCCCAGAGGTGTCGAGAGCTCGACATGCAG GTGGCCGCTCTGCAAGAGGAGAAGAGCAGCCTCTTAGCAGAAAACCAGGTCCTGATGGAGAGACTTAACCAGTCCGACTCCATCGAAGACGTCAACAGCCCCGCTGGACGCAGACAcctccagctgcagacacagctggaGCAGCTCCAGGAGGAAACTTTCAG GTTGGAGGCCGCTAAAGACGATTACAGGATTCGCTGTGAGGAGCTTGAAAAAGAGCTTCTGGATGTTAAAGCCCAGAACGAGGAGCTTACATCTCTGGCCGATGAAGCCCAGTCTCTGAAGGATGAGATGGACGTCCTCAG GCATTCGTCTGACAAAGTGTCCAAACTGGAGGGAACGGTGGAACACTacaagaaaaagctggaagacaTGGGGCTCCTTAGGAGACAG ATTAAGCTGATGGAGGAGAAGAACACAGTACTAATGCAAACCAACGTCAGCCTCGAAGAAGAGCTTCGAAAGGCCAATGCCGCCAAGGGCCAGCTGGAGACCTACAAGAGACAG GTGGTGGAGCTGCAGAACAGACTGTCGGAAGAGTCTAAAAAAGCCGACAAGATGGAGTTTGAGTACAAACGCGTGAAAGAGAAAGTGGATTCTCTACAAAAGGAAAAGGAT CGCATGAGAACTGAGAGGGACTCCCTTAAAGAGACGATCGAGGAGCTGCGGTGTGTTCAAGCTCAAGAGGGGCAGCTCACATCAG GTCTGTTCCCATTGGTCAGCAATACTGGTTCTGATTCCCTGGCTGCTGAGATCACCACTCCAGAGATGCG AGAACACATGATCCGTCTTCAGCACGAGAACAAAATGCTGAAGCTGGCTCAGGAGGGATCCGACAACGAGAAGATCGCGCTGCTGCAGAGTCTGCTGGAAGACGCCAACAGACGGAAAAATGAGCTGGAAACGGAGAACCG GTTGATCAATCAGcggctgatggaggagcagagccAAGTAGAAGAACTTCAGAAGACGGTTCAGGAACAGGGTTTAAAGGCGGATGAT TCTTCTGTCctgaaaaagagaaatgatGAGCACAT GGAAAAACTACGTGAACTAAACAACGAGTTACTGAAGAAAAACGCCTGTATTGATGAGATGGAGTTGAAGTGCAATTCCAGCT CTCAACGTGTGGACGAGCTGGAAGAGGCCTTGAAAAAGAAAGATGACGAGATGaaacagatggaggaaagaTACAAGAAATACCTCGAAAAAGCCAAGAGT GTGATCCGGACACTTGATCCTAAGCAGAACCAAGGTTCTGGCCCGGAAGTGCAGGCACTCAAAAACCAGCTACAGGAGAAGGAGAGGATGTTGCATTCACTGGAG aaagaaatggacAAAACGAAAAGTCAGAGAGACCACGAGGAGAAGCTGATCGTTTCTGCCTGGTACAACATG GGCATGAGCATGCAGAAGAAGGCGGCTGAAGACAGACTAGCCAGCACCGGTTCTGGTCAGTCTTTCCTGGCCCGGCAGAGACAGGCCACCAGCACACGCCGCTCTTATCCAGGCCACGTCCAGCCCACTACCGCAAG CAATGTCACTGCATGA
- the hook3 gene encoding protein Hook homolog 3 isoform X2 has protein sequence MSTPESLDRMELCESLLTWIQTFEVEAPCKRVEDLTNGAVMAQVLQKIDGGYFSDAWISRIKPEVGDNWRLKVSNLKKILTGILDYYQEVLGQQINDFTLPDVNLIGEHSDAAELGRMLQLILGCAVNCEQKQEYIQTIMVMEESVQHVVMTAIQELMSKETPVTTGNDSYLDLDRQLKKTVEELNDVLATKEEIAQRCRELDMQALLVQEERDRLRLEYNELEERVAALQEEKSSLLAENQVLMERLNQSDSIEDVNSPAGRRHLQLQTQLEQLQEETFRLEAAKDDYRIRCEELEKELLDVKAQNEELTSLADEAQSLKDEMDVLRHSSDKVSKLEGTVEHYKKKLEDMGLLRRQIKLMEEKNTVLMQTNVSLEEELRKANAAKGQLETYKRQVVELQNRLSEESKKADKMEFEYKRVKEKVDSLQKEKDRMRTERDSLKETIEELRCVQAQEGQLTSGLFPLVSNTGSDSLAAEITTPEMREHMIRLQHENKMLKLAQEGSDNEKIALLQSLLEDANRRKNELETENRLINQRLMEEQSQVEELQKTVQEQGLKADDSSVLKKRNDEHMEKLRELNNELLKKNACIDEMELKCNSSSQRVDELEEALKKKDDEMKQMEERYKKYLEKAKSVIRTLDPKQNQGSGPEVQALKNQLQEKERMLHSLEKEMDKTKSQRDHEEKLIVSAWYNMGMSMQKKAAEDRLASTGSGQSFLARQRQATSTRRSYPGHVQPTTARSVR, from the exons ATCCAGACGTTTGAAGTTGAGGCTCCTTGTAAAAGGGTGGAGGACCTGACCAATGGTGCCGTCATGGCCCAAGTTCTTCAGAAAAT AGATGGGGGGTATTTTAGCGATGCTTGGATTAGCAGAATCAAACCAGAGGTCGGGGACAACTGGAGATTAAAG gtcagcaatcttaaaaaaatcttaacagGCATTCTAGACTATTACCAGGAG GTCCTGGGGCAGCAGATTAATGACTTCACACTGCCAGATGTGAATCTGATTGGAGAACACTCCGATGCAGCAGAACTTGGGAGAATGTTACAACTTATCTTAGGATGTGCTGTTAACTGTGAGCAGAAACAAG AATACATTCAAACCATCATGGTAATGGAGGAATCAGTGCAGCATGTTGTCATGACAGCCATCCAGGAG CTCATGAGTAAAGAGACTCCGGTCACCACAGGAAATGACTCTTACTTGGATCTAGACAGACAG CTGAAAAAGACGGTCGAGGAGCTGAACGATGTTTTGGCAACCAAAGAAGAGATCGCCCAGAGGTGTCGAGAGCTCGACATGCAG GCTCTCCTTGTCCAAGAAGAGCGTGATAGACTGAGGTTAGAGTATAATGAGCTAGAAGAAAGG GTGGCCGCTCTGCAAGAGGAGAAGAGCAGCCTCTTAGCAGAAAACCAGGTCCTGATGGAGAGACTTAACCAGTCCGACTCCATCGAAGACGTCAACAGCCCCGCTGGACGCAGACAcctccagctgcagacacagctggaGCAGCTCCAGGAGGAAACTTTCAG GTTGGAGGCCGCTAAAGACGATTACAGGATTCGCTGTGAGGAGCTTGAAAAAGAGCTTCTGGATGTTAAAGCCCAGAACGAGGAGCTTACATCTCTGGCCGATGAAGCCCAGTCTCTGAAGGATGAGATGGACGTCCTCAG GCATTCGTCTGACAAAGTGTCCAAACTGGAGGGAACGGTGGAACACTacaagaaaaagctggaagacaTGGGGCTCCTTAGGAGACAG ATTAAGCTGATGGAGGAGAAGAACACAGTACTAATGCAAACCAACGTCAGCCTCGAAGAAGAGCTTCGAAAGGCCAATGCCGCCAAGGGCCAGCTGGAGACCTACAAGAGACAG GTGGTGGAGCTGCAGAACAGACTGTCGGAAGAGTCTAAAAAAGCCGACAAGATGGAGTTTGAGTACAAACGCGTGAAAGAGAAAGTGGATTCTCTACAAAAGGAAAAGGAT CGCATGAGAACTGAGAGGGACTCCCTTAAAGAGACGATCGAGGAGCTGCGGTGTGTTCAAGCTCAAGAGGGGCAGCTCACATCAG GTCTGTTCCCATTGGTCAGCAATACTGGTTCTGATTCCCTGGCTGCTGAGATCACCACTCCAGAGATGCG AGAACACATGATCCGTCTTCAGCACGAGAACAAAATGCTGAAGCTGGCTCAGGAGGGATCCGACAACGAGAAGATCGCGCTGCTGCAGAGTCTGCTGGAAGACGCCAACAGACGGAAAAATGAGCTGGAAACGGAGAACCG GTTGATCAATCAGcggctgatggaggagcagagccAAGTAGAAGAACTTCAGAAGACGGTTCAGGAACAGGGTTTAAAGGCGGATGAT TCTTCTGTCctgaaaaagagaaatgatGAGCACAT GGAAAAACTACGTGAACTAAACAACGAGTTACTGAAGAAAAACGCCTGTATTGATGAGATGGAGTTGAAGTGCAATTCCAGCT CTCAACGTGTGGACGAGCTGGAAGAGGCCTTGAAAAAGAAAGATGACGAGATGaaacagatggaggaaagaTACAAGAAATACCTCGAAAAAGCCAAGAGT GTGATCCGGACACTTGATCCTAAGCAGAACCAAGGTTCTGGCCCGGAAGTGCAGGCACTCAAAAACCAGCTACAGGAGAAGGAGAGGATGTTGCATTCACTGGAG aaagaaatggacAAAACGAAAAGTCAGAGAGACCACGAGGAGAAGCTGATCGTTTCTGCCTGGTACAACATG GGCATGAGCATGCAGAAGAAGGCGGCTGAAGACAGACTAGCCAGCACCGGTTCTGGTCAGTCTTTCCTGGCCCGGCAGAGACAGGCCACCAGCACACGCCGCTCTTATCCAGGCCACGTCCAGCCCACTACCGCAAG ATCCGTGAGGTAG